A window of the Takifugu flavidus isolate HTHZ2018 unplaced genomic scaffold, ASM371156v2 ctg620, whole genome shotgun sequence genome harbors these coding sequences:
- the LOC130520977 gene encoding uncharacterized protein LOC130520977 isoform X1 — MFLVCCHYGQFYINLKTHFKLKTAMFATKLGFAVVGIILNSGVLGKDSCICALKGTSLNLSCSAEHSTIPKWFKLDGTTWTEVLVNGSRLKHQISKNTHPTLSVTDLKKDDKTSYCCNEKPENCHEDHIQLTVTALQVKVFPTTDGQTVTLMCSTACTLTGRPAAYIWYRNSELLYQDWSPWYQEMVTSDKTVRYSCAIKGYEALRAPAVTVEWVSSTCFTVSYNGGRMCLYNHTSVKGPCSITYPTGSLSPSLTINPLTTLILSSFYSSFVCVLLL; from the exons atgttcTTAGTTTGTTGCCATTACGGGCAGTTTtatattaatcttaaaacacattttaagttgaaaacagcaatgtttgcaacaaaactggGATTTGCCGTTGTTGGTATCATCCTCAACTCAG gggttctggggaaagACAGCTgcatctgtgccttaaaaggtacttcattgaatctgtcctgctcagctgaacattctacaatcccaaaatggttcaagctggatggaaccacgtggacagaagtgttggtaaatggaagtagactaaaacaccagatatctaaaaatacccacccgactttatcagtTACGGATTTAAaaaaggacgacaaaacctcttactgctgcaatgagaaaccagaaaactgccatgaagaccacattcagctcactgttacag ccctgcaggtgaaggtgtttcccaccacagacggacagacggtaacactgatgtgcagcaccgccTGTACGCTGACTGGCAGacctgctgcctacatctggtacaggaactcagagcttctctatcaagactggtctccatggtaccaggagatggtcaccagtgacaaaacagtcagatactcctgcgccatcaaaggctacgaggctctcagagctcctgcagtcacagtgg agtggGTCTCATCTACCTGCTTTACGGTGTCCTACAATGGTGggagaatgtgtttgtacaaccacacttcagtgaaaggaccctgctccatcacgtaccccacaggttcactttctccatcactcacaatcaatcctctcacaacactgatcctttcatcattttactcttcatttgtttgtgttttgttactgtaa